The following proteins are co-located in the Candidatus Planktophila lacus genome:
- the gcvH gene encoding glycine cleavage system protein GcvH gives MSSIPDNLQYTKEHEWVLATGNTFRMGITDYAQGALGDIVYVQLPKVGESVVADKVCGEVESTKSVSEIFAPVSGKIVAINEALNNAPETINSDPYGAGWLAEIEVAAPPAGLLSADDYRQITA, from the coding sequence GTGTCATCTATTCCAGATAACTTGCAATACACAAAAGAGCACGAATGGGTTTTGGCGACGGGCAATACATTCCGTATGGGAATTACTGATTATGCTCAAGGCGCGCTCGGTGACATCGTCTATGTGCAGTTGCCTAAGGTTGGCGAGAGCGTTGTTGCAGATAAAGTTTGCGGTGAAGTTGAATCTACGAAGAGCGTCTCTGAAATCTTCGCCCCAGTTTCAGGAAAGATCGTTGCGATCAACGAAGCGCTCAATAACGCGCCAGAGACGATCAACTCAGATCCTTACGGTGCAGGTTGGTTGGCCGAGATTGAAGTAGCGGCTCCTCCAGCCGGCTTACTCTCTGCCGATGATTATCGTCAAATCACCGCATAG
- a CDS encoding FHA domain-containing protein, with protein sequence MNKPDSNGELTSTLHLGLRSVVDGSPESALNALLSSASDADRLAITAIIEGPADRAMVVIHRGPSKGARFLIDSGEVAIGRSVDSPIFLDDVTVSRKHAVIVKDEQKFSIKDQGSLNGTYLNNQSVLNSPLTTGDEIQIGKFHMLFVAPNKSK encoded by the coding sequence ATGAATAAACCAGATAGCAACGGCGAACTCACAAGCACCCTCCACCTCGGACTCCGCTCGGTCGTAGATGGTTCCCCGGAGAGCGCTCTTAACGCCCTTCTCTCATCTGCCAGCGATGCAGACCGCTTAGCAATTACAGCAATCATCGAAGGTCCAGCAGACCGAGCGATGGTCGTCATCCATCGCGGTCCGTCAAAGGGCGCGAGATTTCTAATCGATAGCGGTGAAGTTGCAATTGGTCGATCAGTTGATTCACCGATCTTCTTAGACGATGTAACGGTCTCAAGAAAGCATGCGGTTATTGTTAAAGATGAGCAGAAATTCAGCATCAAAGATCAGGGAAGCCTCAACGGAACATATCTAAACAATCAGTCGGTTCTTAACTCACCCTTAACTACAGGTGATGAGATCCAGATCGGTAAATTTCATATGCTCTTCGTGGCGCCAAATAAAAGTAAGTAG
- a CDS encoding MerR family transcriptional regulator, with product MSVPARAYLSIGEVLTKLRGDFPDITISKIRFLESEGLIEPQRTPSGYRKFTAADLDRLRYVLLLQRDQYLPLRVIKENLEALDRGLDPAPAGGVASPRPTLTTVDNSASPESFGASSDLRLSREELLKASGLVDDQLVELESYGFIALRGRHYDADALAVAKAVAEMAGFGIEARHLRSFKSAADREIGLIEQVITPINRQKSSDSKARAEEVQKQIASLSIRLHAGLVRAGLNRPRQ from the coding sequence GTGAGCGTTCCAGCACGCGCGTATTTGAGTATCGGGGAAGTTCTAACAAAGCTCCGTGGAGATTTTCCGGATATAACGATCTCTAAGATCCGCTTCCTTGAATCTGAAGGCTTGATCGAACCCCAGAGAACGCCTTCGGGATACCGCAAATTCACTGCTGCAGACCTGGATCGTCTTCGTTATGTGCTTCTCTTGCAGCGCGATCAGTACCTTCCACTACGCGTTATAAAAGAGAATTTAGAAGCCCTTGACCGTGGACTTGATCCTGCTCCTGCTGGAGGAGTTGCATCCCCTCGTCCAACTCTTACAACCGTTGATAACTCAGCATCACCTGAATCATTCGGTGCATCTTCAGACCTACGTCTTTCTCGTGAAGAGTTGCTTAAGGCAAGCGGCCTAGTTGATGATCAGCTAGTAGAACTCGAGTCATACGGATTCATCGCGCTACGCGGTCGTCATTACGATGCCGATGCGCTAGCTGTTGCCAAGGCAGTGGCTGAGATGGCTGGATTTGGAATCGAAGCGCGCCACCTGCGTTCATTCAAATCTGCCGCAGATCGCGAGATCGGCTTGATCGAACAAGTGATCACTCCGATTAACCGCCAGAAGTCTTCAGACTCAAAGGCGCGCGCTGAAGAAGTTCAGAAGCAGATCGCATCGCTCTCAATTCGTTTACATGCCGGGCTAGTTCGCGCCGGTCTTAATCGCCCTCGCCAGTAA
- a CDS encoding bifunctional nuclease family protein → MVNMEVVGVRIEMPSNQPIVLLKEIEGSRFLPIWVGAVEATAIAFAQQGMAAQRPLTHDLIANLLEVADLTMTAVHITELKDGIFYAEIQIRDSQSALLKVSARPSDAIAIALRTKSNILADSDLLDLVGIDIPERLLEVEGVEDITGAKEGAATDLDLERFREFLDQINPEDFAG, encoded by the coding sequence TTGGTAAATATGGAGGTTGTTGGCGTTCGCATTGAGATGCCCTCTAATCAACCGATCGTTTTATTAAAAGAGATCGAAGGCTCACGTTTCCTGCCGATCTGGGTCGGAGCTGTTGAAGCTACTGCGATCGCTTTTGCTCAACAAGGAATGGCGGCACAACGCCCGCTGACCCACGATCTGATCGCCAACCTCTTGGAGGTCGCAGATCTAACGATGACCGCGGTACACATCACCGAATTAAAGGATGGGATCTTCTACGCCGAGATTCAGATCCGTGATAGCCAGTCCGCACTTCTGAAGGTTTCAGCTAGACCTTCAGATGCGATCGCGATCGCGCTTCGCACCAAGAGCAATATCTTGGCCGACTCAGACCTTCTGGATCTGGTCGGCATCGATATCCCAGAACGCCTCCTCGAAGTCGAGGGCGTTGAAGATATAACCGGAGCCAAGGAAGGCGCGGCGACCGACCTAGATTTAGAGCGTTTCCGTGAATTCCTCGACCAGATCAACCCGGAGGACTTTGCAGGGTAG
- a CDS encoding MerR family transcriptional regulator: protein MTSPVTHDGQNEIGYRGATACSAAGISYRQLDYWARTGLLEPSVRTASGSGTARLYGFRDILVLKIVKRLLDAGVSLQNIRTAVNHLRSRGVTELESITLMSDGASIYECASPDEIIDLLQGGQGVFGIAVGKVWHEVEGSLASLQGEFNGEIVTAGGESNDELSLRRKAKGA, encoded by the coding sequence GTGACCTCCCCAGTTACGCACGATGGCCAGAATGAAATCGGATATCGCGGTGCAACAGCATGTTCAGCCGCTGGAATTTCTTATCGCCAATTAGATTATTGGGCACGTACCGGTTTGCTTGAACCAAGTGTTCGCACTGCAAGTGGTTCCGGAACAGCGCGACTCTATGGTTTCCGCGACATTCTCGTTCTAAAGATCGTTAAGCGTTTATTGGATGCAGGTGTATCTCTACAAAACATTCGAACTGCCGTAAATCATTTGCGCAGCCGAGGAGTTACAGAGTTAGAAAGCATCACCTTAATGAGCGATGGCGCATCAATCTATGAATGTGCGAGCCCAGATGAAATCATCGACTTGCTGCAAGGCGGTCAAGGCGTTTTTGGTATCGCAGTGGGTAAGGTTTGGCATGAGGTTGAGGGTTCATTGGCATCGCTGCAAGGCGAGTTCAATGGCGAGATCGTTACAGCAGGTGGTGAAAGTAACGACGAGCTCTCATTACGTCGAAAGGCGAAAGGCGCCTAA
- the gcvP gene encoding aminomethyl-transferring glycine dehydrogenase, giving the protein MLEQLGFKSLDTFISAVVPSAIAMKEPLEKHLPSAVTEVEAIKLLRQMASENQVFTSLIGTGYYGTVTPAVIKRNVLENPAWYTAYTPYQPEISQGRLEALFAFQTVVCDLTGLTIANASMLDEGTAAAEAMTLARRNFKGSDDAVFVIDSSLHPQSKAVVITRAKPLRIKVVEVDIKSAADISGIEYFGVLVQYPNTFGEIKDYSDLAEVIHSKDAYLIAATDLLALTLLKAPGEWGADVAIGSAQRFGVPMGFGGPHAGFMSVRAGLERSLPGRLIGQSVDVHGNPAFRLALQTREQHIRRDKATSNICTAQVLLANMSAFYAMWHGPVGLKKIANRVHNLTHIFATALTSKGFKIANESYFDTLTINVESADKFIKSAEDLQINLRKISQTQVGISFDETTTVDLLNLLATIFGISIDLAAQGSGIPKFAVRESSYLAHPVFNTYHSETSMMRYLRMLSDRDLALDRTMIPLGSCTMKLNAATEMEAVTWPEFSALHPFSPANQSAGSRRMIKELSDWLVAITGYDAVSLQPNAGSQGEFAGLLAIRNYHDSRGDNHRTICLIPSSAHGTNAASAVMAGMQVVVVSCDELGNVSVADIKEKIAEHGANLAALMVTYPSTHGVFESAIGEICELVHTAGGQVYVDGANLNALVGLAQPGKFGADVSHLNLHKTFCIPHGGGGPGVGPVIARAHLAPFLPNHPLDETAGPATGPGPISAAPFGSASILPISWSYIRMMGGAGLTHATQVAILSANYMAKKLAPYYPILYTAESGLIAHECILDLREITKVSGVTVDDIAKRLMDFGFHAPTMSFPVPGTLMIEPTESEDVREMDRFITAMVEIHREISEITVGAIAVEDSALRHAPHTAGAVVDSQWDRRYSREMGAFPAPAGGLISGELIGTVGKYWPSVGRIDGAYGDRNLVCSCAPIESYA; this is encoded by the coding sequence ATGCTTGAGCAACTTGGTTTTAAATCACTCGATACATTCATTTCTGCTGTCGTGCCTTCTGCAATTGCGATGAAAGAACCGCTGGAAAAGCATCTGCCAAGTGCGGTCACTGAAGTTGAAGCGATCAAATTACTTCGCCAGATGGCTTCCGAGAACCAGGTCTTTACCTCACTTATTGGAACCGGTTATTACGGAACAGTTACACCAGCGGTCATTAAGCGAAACGTTTTAGAAAATCCTGCTTGGTACACCGCTTACACACCGTACCAACCAGAGATTTCGCAAGGACGCTTAGAAGCGCTCTTTGCTTTTCAAACCGTAGTCTGCGATCTCACCGGCTTAACTATTGCTAACGCATCGATGCTCGATGAAGGCACTGCCGCAGCTGAGGCTATGACTCTAGCCCGCCGTAATTTCAAGGGATCAGACGATGCGGTATTTGTAATTGATTCATCACTTCACCCACAGAGTAAGGCGGTTGTGATTACACGCGCTAAGCCACTCAGAATCAAAGTGGTTGAAGTAGATATCAAGTCAGCTGCTGATATTTCTGGCATCGAGTACTTCGGAGTTCTCGTTCAATATCCAAACACTTTTGGTGAAATCAAAGACTATTCAGATTTAGCAGAAGTAATTCATAGTAAAGACGCCTACTTAATTGCAGCAACAGATCTCTTAGCTCTGACCTTACTGAAGGCTCCGGGGGAGTGGGGCGCAGATGTTGCCATCGGTAGCGCACAACGCTTCGGAGTCCCGATGGGATTTGGTGGACCACATGCCGGCTTTATGTCAGTGCGGGCTGGTTTAGAGCGTTCTCTTCCCGGTCGCTTAATTGGGCAGAGCGTTGATGTTCATGGAAATCCAGCATTTCGTTTAGCGCTGCAAACTCGCGAACAACATATCCGCCGTGATAAAGCCACAAGCAATATTTGTACCGCCCAAGTTCTCCTTGCCAATATGAGCGCCTTCTACGCGATGTGGCATGGCCCGGTAGGCCTCAAGAAGATCGCAAACCGTGTTCATAACCTGACACATATCTTCGCAACTGCACTTACTTCAAAGGGTTTCAAGATCGCTAATGAAAGCTACTTTGACACGTTAACGATCAACGTCGAATCCGCCGATAAGTTCATAAAGAGCGCGGAAGATTTGCAGATTAACTTGCGTAAGATTTCGCAGACCCAAGTCGGTATCTCTTTCGATGAAACAACCACGGTTGATCTCTTGAACCTATTAGCAACGATCTTCGGAATCTCAATTGATCTGGCGGCGCAGGGGAGTGGTATTCCTAAGTTCGCGGTCAGAGAAAGTTCTTACCTGGCACATCCTGTCTTTAATACCTATCACTCCGAAACTTCGATGATGCGTTACTTGCGCATGCTCTCAGATCGCGACCTTGCGCTTGATCGCACGATGATTCCGCTTGGTTCTTGCACCATGAAGTTAAATGCGGCAACCGAAATGGAAGCGGTTACTTGGCCTGAATTCTCAGCGCTGCACCCATTCTCACCTGCCAACCAAAGCGCAGGATCTCGCCGAATGATTAAGGAGTTATCTGATTGGTTGGTTGCAATCACTGGTTACGACGCAGTCTCACTGCAACCAAATGCTGGTAGCCAAGGGGAATTCGCTGGGTTGCTCGCGATCCGCAATTACCATGATTCGCGTGGCGATAACCATCGCACTATCTGCTTGATTCCATCGAGCGCTCATGGCACCAATGCCGCAAGTGCAGTAATGGCAGGCATGCAGGTGGTCGTTGTCTCTTGCGATGAACTGGGCAACGTTTCAGTTGCAGATATCAAAGAAAAGATCGCAGAACATGGTGCAAACCTCGCAGCTCTAATGGTGACTTACCCATCTACGCATGGCGTATTTGAATCTGCGATCGGTGAAATCTGCGAGTTGGTACATACAGCAGGTGGCCAGGTTTACGTTGATGGAGCGAATTTGAATGCTCTTGTTGGTCTTGCGCAACCTGGAAAATTTGGTGCAGATGTTTCCCACTTAAATCTTCACAAAACTTTCTGTATTCCACATGGCGGTGGGGGACCAGGAGTAGGTCCAGTTATCGCTCGTGCGCACTTAGCGCCATTCTTGCCAAATCATCCACTTGATGAAACTGCAGGACCAGCAACAGGTCCCGGTCCAATTTCTGCTGCACCATTTGGTTCAGCAAGTATCTTGCCGATCTCTTGGAGTTATATCCGAATGATGGGGGGAGCAGGGCTAACTCATGCAACTCAAGTCGCAATCTTGTCTGCTAATTACATGGCAAAGAAGTTAGCGCCTTACTATCCGATCTTGTATACCGCTGAAAGCGGACTAATCGCTCACGAGTGCATCTTGGATCTTCGCGAGATCACCAAGGTCAGCGGTGTAACAGTTGATGACATCGCAAAGCGTTTAATGGATTTTGGTTTCCATGCACCAACGATGAGCTTCCCAGTTCCTGGCACTTTAATGATTGAGCCAACTGAATCTGAAGATGTCCGCGAAATGGACCGCTTTATCACCGCTATGGTTGAGATCCACCGCGAGATTTCCGAGATAACTGTTGGGGCTATTGCGGTGGAAGATTCAGCGCTTCGCCATGCACCTCATACAGCTGGCGCAGTCGTAGATAGCCAGTGGGATCGCCGCTATTCACGCGAAATGGGAGCCTTTCCAGCGCCTGCTGGCGGCCTTATAAGCGGTGAACTGATCGGAACTGTCGGAAAGTACTGGCCGAGCGTTGGTCGTATCGATGGTGCTTACGGTGATCGCAACCTTGTCTGCTCATGCGCACCGATCGAGTCGTACGCCTAA
- a CDS encoding polyprenol monophosphomannose synthase: MTIKIALLIPTYNEAVSIVELLDKLAEFRASKSSNFDVIVIDDNSPDGTANIVDKLDLSWVSILRRPGKGGLGAAYRAGFLQVLADSSYTHVITMDADGSHRVVDLEKMIAAIEPGKLIVLGTRWIPGGSVVNWPKRRQYLSRAGTAYAKLALGIPLNDLTGGFRVYSVDLLKALKLSDMQATGYCYQIEMALAAHLAGAKEIEVPITFVERINGVSKMSQAIVIEALLQTTRWGISRILRPNADKLHYVK, from the coding sequence ATGACTATCAAGATTGCACTTCTGATTCCAACCTACAACGAGGCTGTTTCTATCGTTGAGCTACTTGATAAGTTAGCCGAATTTCGTGCAAGTAAAAGTAGTAATTTTGATGTCATCGTTATCGATGATAATTCGCCAGATGGCACTGCAAATATTGTCGATAAATTAGATTTATCTTGGGTATCCATACTTCGCAGGCCCGGTAAAGGCGGATTAGGTGCTGCTTATCGCGCCGGTTTTTTACAAGTTCTCGCTGATTCGAGTTACACCCATGTAATAACTATGGATGCCGATGGATCACACCGAGTAGTCGATTTAGAAAAGATGATTGCTGCGATCGAACCAGGAAAATTGATTGTTCTTGGAACGAGATGGATACCTGGCGGATCGGTTGTTAATTGGCCAAAGCGGCGTCAATATCTATCACGAGCTGGCACTGCCTATGCCAAATTGGCCCTTGGAATCCCGCTAAATGACTTAACTGGCGGTTTCCGGGTTTACAGCGTTGATCTACTCAAAGCTTTAAAACTTAGCGATATGCAAGCAACTGGTTATTGCTACCAAATTGAGATGGCACTTGCGGCGCATCTTGCTGGTGCAAAAGAGATAGAAGTTCCAATTACCTTTGTAGAGCGGATAAATGGCGTTTCTAAGATGTCGCAGGCGATAGTTATTGAGGCATTGCTGCAGACGACCCGCTGGGGCATCTCACGCATACTAAGACCTAACGCCGATAAGTTACATTATGTTAAGTAA
- the lnt gene encoding apolipoprotein N-acyltransferase, translated as MVIPLISALLVSAAFEPIGLWYLALVGYALFFRALSKNRRPVLASFIFGAILNGIVLHWSSKYVGALPWLLLTLLQAAFYLPVGWIYRKTSSLRWVLFTFLICEELRARFPFGGFAWTRIAFSQVESPLLPLVSIGGVLLLSFATLLSALALNRLKARALVLVVVGFLIVTFLPNNPTSSEKISLIAIQGNTPSVGLEFNSRAKAVFYLHRDTTRQLVKQKYDAVIWPENAIDIDPRNYPEVLADIKTLVEEIATPLIAGVVLTEQGSPENASVMYDTSGQVQSSYIKRYLTPFGEYMPLRKIAEFVSPYAKSVNDFKTGQTFVSHEIGGYQVAPIICYEIINDGLVRESANQSGAIIVQTNSATFANTAESAQQLAITRIRAVEHSREILSVSTVGISAFIDNNGAVRSQTTENISTSISGDLKISNYQTLSDRLGGVAPLLVLISSLILALGIRRKVSR; from the coding sequence ATGGTGATCCCGCTAATTTCTGCGCTTCTTGTAAGTGCAGCGTTTGAGCCGATAGGGCTTTGGTATCTCGCGCTCGTTGGTTACGCGCTTTTCTTTCGAGCGCTATCGAAGAATAGAAGACCTGTACTAGCGTCATTTATCTTTGGCGCAATTCTTAACGGAATAGTGCTCCACTGGAGTAGTAAATACGTTGGAGCGCTGCCTTGGCTCTTATTAACTCTGCTACAAGCCGCTTTCTATCTTCCAGTTGGATGGATCTACCGCAAAACAAGCTCGCTACGTTGGGTTCTCTTTACCTTTTTGATCTGTGAAGAGTTGCGGGCACGTTTTCCATTTGGTGGATTTGCTTGGACAAGAATCGCATTTAGCCAAGTTGAATCTCCACTGCTTCCGCTGGTTTCAATCGGGGGAGTACTGCTACTTAGCTTTGCGACCTTACTCTCTGCGCTGGCACTGAATCGCCTTAAAGCCCGAGCACTCGTACTCGTTGTAGTCGGTTTCCTAATTGTAACCTTCTTACCGAATAATCCAACCTCTTCCGAGAAGATTTCATTAATAGCGATTCAGGGAAATACACCTTCAGTTGGTCTTGAGTTCAACTCGCGAGCCAAGGCGGTCTTTTACCTGCATCGCGACACTACGCGCCAACTTGTGAAGCAGAAGTACGATGCAGTTATTTGGCCAGAAAATGCCATTGATATTGATCCGCGAAACTATCCTGAAGTTCTCGCAGATATTAAAACTTTGGTTGAAGAGATAGCTACCCCGCTGATTGCAGGTGTAGTTCTTACAGAACAAGGATCGCCAGAAAATGCTTCTGTCATGTATGACACCTCTGGACAGGTGCAATCGTCATACATTAAGCGCTACTTAACCCCTTTTGGTGAGTACATGCCACTGCGCAAAATTGCTGAGTTTGTATCACCATATGCCAAGTCGGTTAATGATTTTAAAACTGGTCAGACATTTGTATCGCATGAAATTGGTGGGTATCAAGTCGCCCCAATTATTTGCTACGAGATCATTAATGATGGCTTGGTTCGAGAGAGCGCGAATCAGTCTGGCGCGATTATTGTTCAAACAAATAGCGCGACCTTTGCAAATACCGCCGAAAGCGCCCAGCAATTAGCGATTACTAGAATCCGCGCTGTTGAACATTCTCGCGAGATTCTCAGCGTTTCTACCGTTGGTATATCTGCATTTATCGACAATAATGGCGCTGTGAGATCTCAAACAACTGAAAACATTTCAACTTCGATCTCTGGAGATCTTAAAATTTCGAACTATCAGACGTTATCTGATCGTCTAGGGGGAGTGGCTCCCCTTCTCGTACTAATATCTTCTCTAATCCTCGCACTTGGAATTCGCAGAAAGGTTTCGCGATGA
- a CDS encoding 5'-3' exonuclease, whose product MTLMLLDSASLWYRAYYGMPDTLLAPDGTPVNAIRGYLDMTARLIGMYSPNRIVACIEGDWRPSWRVDIFPDYKANRLEEDGEGEEEPDLLTPQIPILLDLLDEFGIPMVGVDDYEADDVMATFAVKEPGPTRIVTGDRDLFQLVDDKRDVKVVYLAKGLSQHDLVDKAWISRKYAIPGDRYALFAMFRGDPSDGLPGVKGIGEKGAALIANNFADVDEAQQGARDAHPSLKPALAKKIIEGADYLKIAPTLVNCARDVALPKLDISMPQKPADLSKIYEIKERYGLGASVDRLISALKW is encoded by the coding sequence ATGACTTTAATGCTGCTTGATAGCGCTTCTCTTTGGTATCGCGCTTACTACGGGATGCCAGATACCTTGTTGGCACCTGATGGAACGCCCGTAAATGCGATACGCGGCTACCTCGATATGACAGCACGTCTTATTGGCATGTACTCACCAAATCGTATTGTGGCTTGTATTGAAGGCGATTGGCGCCCTTCATGGCGAGTAGATATTTTTCCGGATTACAAAGCTAACCGCCTGGAAGAAGATGGCGAAGGCGAAGAAGAACCAGATTTATTGACACCACAGATTCCGATCTTGCTAGATCTTCTTGATGAATTTGGAATTCCGATGGTCGGCGTAGATGACTATGAGGCCGATGATGTTATGGCGACCTTTGCGGTTAAAGAACCTGGCCCAACTCGAATTGTTACTGGAGATCGAGATCTCTTTCAGTTGGTCGATGACAAACGTGATGTAAAAGTCGTCTATTTAGCAAAGGGTTTATCTCAGCACGATTTAGTCGATAAAGCGTGGATATCTCGCAAGTATGCGATTCCCGGTGATCGTTACGCCTTATTTGCGATGTTTAGAGGCGATCCTTCAGACGGACTTCCAGGCGTTAAGGGAATTGGTGAGAAAGGCGCAGCGCTGATTGCAAACAACTTTGCAGACGTCGATGAAGCCCAGCAAGGAGCTCGTGACGCGCACCCATCCCTAAAGCCTGCTCTTGCTAAGAAGATAATTGAAGGCGCAGATTATTTAAAGATCGCACCTACTTTGGTCAACTGCGCAAGAGATGTCGCCCTTCCAAAACTTGATATCTCGATGCCGCAGAAACCAGCTGATCTTTCGAAGATTTATGAAATCAAGGAACGCTATGGACTTGGCGCAAGCGTTGATCGGTTAATCTCTGCACTCAAATGGTGA